A portion of the Pseudoxanthomonas sp. JBR18 genome contains these proteins:
- a CDS encoding DoxX family protein, with product MNTKSFAFSAAAGRVLIGVLFLISGVGKLAAPAATKAYIAASGMPLPDLAFLGAIIVEVGFGLALVLGYRTRLVAAVMALFALVTAVTFHHALGDTNQFIHFFKNVSIAGGLLQVVAFGAGALSLDALRERRQPQLRAAVL from the coding sequence ATGAACACCAAATCCTTCGCGTTCTCCGCTGCCGCCGGCCGTGTCCTGATCGGCGTCCTGTTCCTGATCAGTGGCGTCGGCAAGCTGGCCGCGCCGGCCGCCACCAAGGCCTACATCGCTGCCAGCGGCATGCCGCTGCCGGACCTGGCCTTCCTGGGCGCGATCATCGTCGAAGTCGGCTTTGGTCTGGCGCTGGTACTGGGCTATCGCACCCGGCTGGTCGCCGCGGTCATGGCGCTGTTCGCCCTGGTCACGGCGGTGACGTTCCACCACGCGCTGGGCGACACCAACCAGTTCATCCACTTCTTCAAGAACGTCTCCATCGCCGGTGGCCTGCTGCAGGTCGTGGCATTCGGCGCCGGTGCCCTGAGCCTGGATGCCCTGCGCGAGCGCCGCCAGCCGCAGCTGCGCGCTGCCGTCCTCTGA
- a CDS encoding pirin family protein encodes MFDVTQANTRGLANHGWLSSRHTFSFGHYYNPNQVGFSDLRVINDDRVAPGQGFGKHPHNDMEIFSYVLEGALAHKDSMGTGSVILPGDVQLMSAGTGVAHSEFNDSQSEGVHFLQIWIVPAQRGTQPRYQQRNFSTEEKRGRLRLVLSPDGAEDSLQIGQDARVYAGLFDGAETATLSLPPQRYAYVHVARGTVSLNGQVLHEGDGVRIRQEEQLVFSDGQDAEVLVFDLRPHELPQMP; translated from the coding sequence ATGTTCGACGTCACCCAAGCCAACACCCGCGGATTGGCCAACCATGGCTGGCTGTCCTCCCGACACACCTTCTCCTTCGGCCACTACTACAACCCCAACCAGGTCGGCTTCTCGGACCTGCGCGTGATCAACGACGATCGCGTGGCCCCGGGCCAGGGTTTCGGCAAGCACCCGCACAACGACATGGAGATCTTCTCCTATGTGTTGGAGGGCGCGCTGGCGCACAAGGACTCGATGGGCACCGGCTCGGTGATCCTGCCCGGTGACGTGCAGCTGATGAGTGCCGGCACCGGGGTGGCCCATAGCGAGTTCAACGATTCGCAGAGCGAGGGCGTGCACTTCCTGCAGATCTGGATCGTGCCGGCCCAGCGCGGCACCCAGCCGCGTTACCAGCAGCGCAATTTTTCCACCGAGGAAAAGCGCGGCCGCCTGCGCCTGGTGCTCTCGCCGGACGGGGCGGAGGATTCGCTGCAGATCGGCCAGGACGCCCGCGTGTATGCCGGCCTGTTCGATGGCGCCGAAACCGCCACCCTGAGCCTGCCGCCGCAGCGCTACGCCTATGTCCACGTGGCCCGCGGCACCGTATCGCTCAATGGTCAGGTGCTGCACGAAGGCGACGGCGTGCGCATCCGTCAGGAAGAGCAGCTGGTCTTCAGCGATGGCCAGGACGCCGAGGTGCTGGTGTTCGACCTGCGTCCGCACGAACTGCCGCAGATGCCGTAA